From a single Nakaseomyces glabratus chromosome F, complete sequence genomic region:
- the CDC20 gene encoding ubiquitin-protein transferase activating protein CDC20 (CAGL0F07337g~Ortholog(s) have anaphase-promoting complex binding, ubiquitin ligase activator activity): MINKNDNSLASSAKRSALSVASPTKLNIMSSQNGNTKLHKVTKRPLERSHSLNIKNGNANEPFGKFSRPKISVQAPPLLKRNSSFFKEKSTSLYSRSDFAFNSPSKSQELSKSPMSSSQPLPNDDTITLTDRFLPTLQSGSQNKVQHISLDTELPPPNASPVTHLRAQTKLVFKQNVAEACGLEMDNRILQYLPAPPSYSRERPATLMRRHQYHYQNRSSQTQLQKKNTELMKLRKVNTNPERILDAPGFQDDFYLNLIDWSKKNILAIALNDSLYLWNGNNGEATLLKEYEECQITSVHWSDDDCHISIGKSDGNTEIWDVETSTLVRTMRSKLNVRIGSQSWLETLLATGFRSGEIQINDVRIKDHIVNTWDEHTGEVCGLSYKADGLQLASGGNDNTMMIWDTRTSMPQFVKKDHSAAVKALAWSPTNAGLLASGGGQTDQQIHFWNSTTGAKLHTINTGSQVSSLHWGQSYDTKGNMNVEIVATGGSPDNSISIYNYETRYKVAEVVHAHDARICCSKLSPDGTVLATIGGDENLKFYKIFEPKRKYKQKSKGNVVEELMTNNTPYYRERLDASRKLTNNDDSDYESSSYHHESVTRTVINSKSPSSAAKATDFLIR; the protein is encoded by the coding sequence ATGATCAATAAAAATGACAACAGTCTAGCGAGCAGTGCAAAGAGGTCGGCGCTCTCGGTTGCATCACCTACAAAACTGAATATTATGAGCAGCCAGAATGGGAACACAAAGTTGCACAAAGTGACCAAGCGACCTTTGGAGAGGTCGCACTCTCTAAATATCAAGAATGGGAACGCTAACGAACCATTCGGAAAGTTTTCTAGACCTAAGATATCTGTACAGGCCCCACCTCTGTTAAAGAGGAACTCGtcttttttcaaagaaaaatcaacTTCTTTGTATTCGAGATCAGACTTTGCATTCAATTCACCTTCTAAATCTCAGGAACTATCAAAGAGCCCCATGTCGTCCTCGCAACCTTTGCCAAATGATGATACTATTACCTTAACAGACAGATTTCTACCTACTTTGCAATCCGGCTCCCAAAATAAAGTTCAGCATATTTCGTTGGACACAGAACTTCCTCCTCCGAATGCATCTCCAGTCACACATCTAAGAGCCCAAACGAAACTGGTTTTTAAACAAAATGTTGCTGAGGCTTGCGGTCTCGAGATGGACAATAGAATCCTACAGTACCTACCAGCTCCACCAAGTTACTCTAGGGAAAGGCCCGCTACTTTAATGAGACGTCACCAGTACCATTATCAGAATAGATCTAGTCAAACTCAACtgcagaaaaaaaatactgagttaatgaaattgagaAAAGTGAACACAAATCCGGAGAGAATCTTGGATGCACCGGGCTTTCAGGATGATTTCTATTTAAATCTAATTGATTggtcaaagaaaaatatccTAGCCATAGCGTTAAATGACAGTTTATACTTGTGGAATGGTAATAATGGAGAAGCCACTTTACTGAAAGAGTATGAAGAGTGCCAAATCACTAGTGTCCATTGGTCCGATGACGACTGCCACATTTCTATTGGTAAGTCTGATGGTAACACCGAAATCTGGGATGTAGAGACTTCGACGTTAGTGAGAACTATGAGATCCAAATTGAACGTTAGGATAGGTTCTCAATCATGGTTAGAAACGCTACTGGCTACTGGCTTCCGTAGCGGTGAAATACAGATAAATGACGTTCGGATAAAAGACCATATTGTTAATACATGGGACGAACACACTGGGGAAGTTTGTGGATTGAGCTACAAAGCTGACGGCTTACAATTGGCATCTGGCGGTAATGATAACACAATGATGATATGGGATACTAGGACTTCTATGCCACAATTTGTCAAGAAAGATCATTCAGCCGCTGTGAAAGCACTGGCTTGGTCTCCAACAAATGCCGGACTCCTAGCTAGTGGTGGTGGTCAAACTGACCAACAGATTCATTTTTGGAACTCAACAACAGGTGCAAAACTACATACTATAAATACCGGCTCACAGGTGAGTTCATTGCATTGGGGTCAAAGTTATGATACCAAAGGTAACATGAATGTCGAAATAGTGGCCACTGGTGGGTCACCAGACAACTCGATCTCTATTTACAACTATGAAACAAGGTATAAAGTAGCAGAGGTAGTGCATGCCCACGATGCTAGAATATGCTGCTCAAAGTTATCTCCCGATGGCACTGTTCTCGCAACCattggtggtgatgaaaACTTGAAGTTCTACAAGATATTTGAGCCAAAGAGAAAGTACAaacaaaaatcaaaaggTAACGTAGTCGAAGAATTAATGACGAACAATACACCTTACTATAGAGAGAGATTAGATGCATCTCGCAAGCTAACAAATAATGACGATTCCGATTATGAGAGCTCTTCTTATCACCATGAAAGCGTTACCCGTACTGTAATCAACTCCAAATCACCATCTTCGGCAGCAAAAGCGACAGATTTTCTAATAAGATAA
- the ARO5 gene encoding Aro5p (CAGL0F07359g~Ortholog of S. cerevisiae : YGL117W and Saccharomyces cerevisiae S288C : YGL117W) yields the protein MMQFNVRSPVVKAREETYLKKIERVFNVDKISTHDLLRLETVHLCDPLQFFTNGLLESLMYPDGKFLVHHVATSKKLVQDSISIDQALQLGHPKMLELIYLRDRIGSIRGKMDVENSKLNQTIIENLQEVHALVMAIYTEFKEHLKVRLYKDFYGFVLKEQKENFHTVLQMIQKYINIVEKTKQAITPESLLSSMKSFNVELSIVADKLVKNSRCFKEYTDVINAGSENLLFNANDQFDLADVEFQQFYKERLDRLKISARRLF from the coding sequence ATGATGCAATTTAATGTTCGCAGTCCTGTAGTCAAGGCTCGTGAGGAGACctacttgaagaagatcgAGCGTGTCTTTAACGTTGACAAGATCAGTACCCATGACCTGCTTAGGTTGGAGACCGTGCACTTGTGTGATCctcttcaatttttcacAAATGGTCTGCTGGAGTCTCTGATGTACCCAGATGGTAAATTTTTAGTCCACCATGTTGCTACTTCTAAGAAACTAGTCCAGGACTCCATATCCATCGACCAGGCATTGCAACTGGGACATCCTAAGATGCTGGAGCTTATCTACCTGAGGGATAGAATAGGAAGTATCCGTGGCAAGATGGACGTCGAAAACTCAAAACTAAATCAAACCATCATTGAAAACTTGCAGGAGGTACATGCGCTGGTGATGGCTATCTACACTGAATTCAAAGAACATCTAAAAGTACGTTTGTACAAGGACTTCTATGGGTTTGTAttaaaagaacaaaaggaaaactTCCACACTGTGTTACAGATGATCCAGAAATACATAAATATAGTGGAGAAGACCAAGCAAGCAATAACTCCAGAGTCTCTACTCTCCTCGATGAAATCGTTCAATGTGGAACTCAGTATTGTAGCTGACAAGCTCGTAAAGAACAGTCGCTGCTTCAAAGAATACACGGATGTAATAAACGCTGGTTCTGAGAACCTTCTATTTAACGCTAACGACCAATTCGACCTGGCAGATGTCGAATTCCAACAATTTTACAAGGAACGTCTTGACAGATTAAAAATCTCCGCAAGAAGACTGTTCTAA
- a CDS encoding uncharacterized protein (CAGL0F07381g~Has domain(s) with predicted protein heterodimerization activity, role in DNA-templated transcription, initiation, regulation of DNA binding transcription factor activity and nucleus localization), protein MTIAQKTGELDQNEDASALQQSFTIWSPQDTVRDVAESLGLENVNEEVLKALAMDVEYRILEIIEQAVKFKRHSKRDTLTTDDVAKALRVLNVEPLYGYHDGSHSNRELSFAKVNTAGGQSVYYLDEGEVDFDKLINEPLPQVPRVPTFTTHWLAVEGVQPAIVQNPNLNDIRQSQPPIVRGAIVTALNESSSQLGGSSGSNNGTGKGSVGGESVGGSGSNLASVVQPGQNVDVKPLVKHVLSKELQIYFNQIISTLTKHVESGDEEGQHMKGAALMSLKTDTGLHQLVPYFIQFIAEQITHNLSDLELLGTILEMMYSLLSNTSIFLDPYIHSLMPSVLTLLLTKRLGGTPEKDDEASAVEFLEKTNAVRDFAASLLDHILRKFPQVYKSLKPRVTRTLLKTFLDTNRSFGTYYGCLRGVSVLEPESIRFFLGNLHNWARLVFEEQGVMVGDAGEHTPSRFSKQEVGQLVDAIVSALIVLKKDLPEVYEGKGEAVSEGDKERLVAKCGVTVAHSILEREDAQEITCAIFFGEG, encoded by the coding sequence ATGACGATAGCACAAAAAACTGGTGAACTGGATCAAAATGAGGATGCAAGTGCATTGCAACAGTCCTTCACCATCTGGTCTCCTCAGGACACAGTAAGAGATGTTGCGGAGTCCCTGGGTCTGGAAAATGTCAATGAGGAAGTTCTGAAGGCGCTTGCGATGGACGTCGAGTACCGTATACTGGAGATTATCGAGCAGGCGGTGAAGTTCAAGAGGCACTCGAAGCGGGACACCCTGACGACGGATGATGTGGCTAAAGCGCTCCGTGTGCTGAATGTGGAGCCTCTGTATGGGTACCACGACGGCTCACACTCGAACAGAGAGCTGTCGTTTGCCAAGGTGAACACTGCTGGCGGGCAGTCTGTGTACTACTTGGATGAGGGAGAAGTGGACTTTGACAAGCTGATCAACGAGCCTCTGCCACAAGTGCCGCGTGTTCCTACGTTCACGACACATTGGCTGGCAGTCGAAGGTGTGCAACCTGCAATTGTGCAGAACCCTAACCTGAACGACATCAGACAGTCGCAGCCTCCGATAGTGCGTGGAGCCATTGTGACAGCGCTGAATGAGAGCAGCTCACAACTTGGAGGCAGCAGTGGTAGTAACAACGGGACGGGCAAGGGCAGTGTCGGTGGAGAGAGTGTTGGTGGGAGTGGGAGCAATCTTGCGAGCGTTGTGCAGCCCGGGCAGAACGTGGATGTCAAGCCACTGGTGAAGCATGTGCTGTCGAAGGAGCTGCAGATATACTTCAACCAGATCATTAGTACACTGACGAAGCATGTTGAGAGTGGGGACGAGGAAGGCCAGCACATGAAGGGAGCGGCACTGATGTCCTTGAAGACGGATACTGGTCTGCACCAGCTGGTGCCCTACTTCATCCAGTTCATAGCAGAACAGATCACACATAACCTATCTGACCTTGAACTGCTGGGGACGATACTGGAGATGATGTACTCGCTGCTGAGCAACACGTCGATCTTTCTTGACCCATATATCCACTCGCTGATGCCATCTGTGCTGACGCTGCTGCTGACGAAGAGGCTGGGAGGGACGCCTGAGAAGGACGACGAGGCTAGTGCTGTGGAGTTTCTTGAGAAGACGAATGCTGTGCGGGACTTTGCAGCGTCGTTGCTGGACCACATATTGCGTAAGTTCCCACAGGTGTACAAGTCGCTGAAGCCGCGGGTGACACGGACGCTACTGAAGACGTTCCTGGACACCAACCGGTCATTTGGGACCTACTACGGGTGCCTGCGTGGTGTCTCTGTGCTGGAGCCGGAGTCGATACGGTTCTTCCTGGGGAACCTGCACAACTGGGCCAGGCTAGTGTTTGAAGAGCAAGGGGTCATGGTGGGAGATGCTGGGGAGCACACGCCATCGCGATTTTCGAAGCAAGAGGTAGGACAGCTAGTGGATGCGATTGTGTCAGCGCTGATTGTCCTGAAGAAAGACCTGCCTGAAGTGTACGAGGGCAAAGGTGAGGCGGTCAGCGAGGGAGACAAGGAGCGGCTGGTGGCCAAGTGTGGTGTCACCGTTGCCCATAGCATATTGGAGCGGGAGGATGCACAGGAGATTACGTGTGCCATATTCTTTGGCGAGGGCTAA
- the NSA1 gene encoding ribosome biosynthesis protein NSA1 (CAGL0F07403g~Ortholog(s) have role in ribosomal large subunit biogenesis and nucleolus, preribosome, large subunit precursor localization) → MRVLASCVDNGSLKEAVFGFGTDTSVQTAPQPQLIETHLCEGLDAHVEQIHKIDDGKWLLARHNGTVQYVESELVDHSEIEGMKVSHFDVVGSITGLLDVSRLDHLNAQSKRRTKLKDGFVSLAPVSKKDCYLACTKSGLVHILALNFKDKLLTKLQTFEVKAPLEFAQVYDVEKTKKTVFACGGEENLVKLFELSESCDKISMIWESKNVKNDRLDMRVPVWPVALKFLQPVPTSSAGYDKNKLNFQFLVVTGWSHFGIYNTQHGKRPMKYLDLLPEREPLRQLELLDPSHNTKAITQLGNLKCKETESLEFITTDKKTQVLKYNGQGQLIGKYGKGDITGLATYIGIHDQKYLLEGGLDRYLRVFDIESRAQKAKIYLGTNINRILVLDEELEALQEIEMAKNNKRKQTASDEEDDAEELWSKLETKKEKKRKL, encoded by the coding sequence ATGAGAGTGTTAGCAAGTTGCGTTGACAACGGGTCATTAAAAGAAGCTGTGTTTGGGTTTGGTACTGATACATCTGTGCAAACAGCTCCTCAGCCACAATTGATTGAGACTCATCTTTGTGAAGGTTTAGATGCCCATGTTGAGCAGATCCACAAGATAGATGACGGCAAGTGGTTGCTGGCACGTCACAATGGTACAGTCCAATATGTTGAAAGCGAGTTGGTAGATCATTCTGAAATTGAAGGTATGAAAGTGAGCCATTTTGATGTTGTGGGTAGCATAACTGGACTGTTGGATGTTTCAAGACTAGATCATCTAAATGCACAGTCAAAGAGAAGAACCAAATTGAAGGATGGTTTTGTTTCTCTGGCTCCAGTGAGCAAGAAGGATTGTTACCTAGCATGCACTAAATCGGGTTTAGTGCACATACTTGCTTTAAATTTCAAGGACAAATTGTTGACCAAGTTGCAAACATTTGAAGTTAAGGCGCCATTGGAGTTTGCCCAGGTCTATGATGTtgaaaagacaaaaaaaactgtCTTTGCTTGTGGGGGTGAGGAAAACCTAGTAAAATTGTTCGAATTGTCAGAGTCCTGTGACAAGATATCAATGATATGGGAGTCTAAAAATGTGAAGAATGATAGATTAGATATGCGTGTACCAGTTTGGCCTGTTGCTCTTAAATTTCTACAACCTGTACCGACTTCAAGTGCAGGGTATGACAAGAACAAACTGAACTTCCAATTTCTAGTTGTGACTGGTTGGTCTCATTTTGGTATCTACAATACTCAACATGGTAAGAGGCCAATGAAATACCTAGACCTACTTCCAGAGCGTGAACCATTGAGACAATTGGAATTATTAGATCCTTCTCACAATACAAAAGCAATTACTCAACTAGGGAATTTAAAGTGTAAGGAAACCGAATCCCTAGAATTCATAACAACAGATAAGAAAACTCAAGTGCTTAAGTATAATGGTCAGGGTCAACTAATTGGGAAATATGGGAAGGGGGACATTACCGGTTTAGCCACTTATATTGGTATTCAtgatcaaaaatatttgttggAAGGAGGTCTTGATAGATATTTGAGAGTATTCGACATTGAATCAAGGGCACAAAAAGCAAAGATTTATTTAGGTACAAATATCAACAGGATACTGGTTCTAGACGAAGAATTGGAAGCATTGCAAGAAATAGAGATGGCAAAGAAtaacaaaagaaagcaaaccgcatctgatgaagaagatgatgcCGAAGAACTGTGGTCCAAATTGGAAAccaaaaaagagaaaaaaagaaagcttTAA
- the CUE3 gene encoding Cue3p (CAGL0F07425g~Ortholog(s) have ubiquitin binding activity and cytoplasm localization): MAVQKILEITGERPKLELPIVNFPPFKLRAWLIEKDPVVWAHLLETYVQYFKFLNHGNNIEDLNESTHDHLCIFLRTYLKEMAEEEGKLLSLGANSDVTKQLQLLRTWVFELIKKCGLMHFQLHGETIWNLVKYYANRNPNSVRALLDGSLKPQINTTRTQLNWAKQIQTHLKMLLETGKFDRIDLKCFESLLGEGDHTKSNFNSSFLTTNWVETLEQLWNKGQGRSSEIVRQLMLICLITSPDKVISKLLKDLEISNIENLVMYPLLGSIILNKSYEKYNKSLKKDFPFLNVNMSVPTSQYEDIEENYQIDQNNIDSIKEIFPDLTDYQVELLLVKFENNVETLTDALFEDPTIVESIPKEKPKSINTIKKPLSGPRYRRERRKSHEESEIISDRHVPDELRNKTLTRALELLYEKDEDEHDDTYDESEVNHANLAEKISLEDEVDKTKSTNETNTNKIQSQFEANEKYLWELLKKDKEIFSRSRRGTKERKNIKKETNWSDEQIEGWARMLERSPQRARILEEKYMFRGNVKRGKTSYVKNRDENSDNEAHTRPPKSNNNRDRKNPQSTKEDNQQTQQKSKKQFARNEKNKASRANHNRKAGNMKKQAKAGL, from the coding sequence ATGGCTGTGCAAAAGATTTTGGAGATCACAGGTGAGAGGCCCAAACTGGAACTACCGATTGTTAACTTTCCTCCATTCAAGCTGAGGGCATGGCTAATAGAGAAGGATCCTGTGGTTTGGGCCCATCTGCTGGAAACCTATGTTCAATATTTTAAGTTTCTTAACCACGGTAATAACATTGAAGATTTAAATGAATCCACACATGATCATCTGTGCATATTTTTGAGAACGTATCTTAAGGAAATGGcggaagaagaaggtaaACTTCTGAGTCTTGGTGCTAATAGTGATGTCACAAAACAATTGCAATTACTGCGAACTTGGGTTTTTGAACTTATTAAGAAGTGTGGGTTAATGCATTTTCAATTACACGGTGAAACCATCTGGAATCTGGTGAAATATTACGCAAACAGAAATCCAAATTCTGTAAGGGCACTGCTAGATGGTTCATTAAAGCCGCAAATAAATACTACAAGAACGCAACTGAATTGGGCTAAACAGATACAAACACACCTGAAGATGCTATTAGAAACTGGTAAATTTGATAGAATTGATTTGAAATGTTTTGAAAGTTTGTTGGGTGAAGGTGATCATACTAAAAGTAATTTTAACAGTAGTTTCCTAACTACTAATTGGGTGGAGACTTTAGAACAACTATGGAATAAAGGGCAGGGAAGATCAAGTGAAATCGTTAGGCAACTAATGCTAATATGCTTAATAACTTCACCAGATAAAGTAATTTCCAAACTACTGAAAGATCTCGAAATTTCCAATATAGAAAACCTAGTAATGTACCCACTTTTGGGATCTATAATTTTGAATAAGTCTTACGAGAAGTACAATAAATCATTGAAAAAAGATTTCCCATTTTTGAATGTCAACATGTCAGTCCCAACATCACAATACGAAGATATCGAGGAGAATTATCAGATTGATCAGAACAATATAGATTCTATAAAAGAGATTTTCCCTGATCTTACGGACTATCAAGTTGAACTACTTTTGGTCAAATTCGAGAATAATGTTGAGACTTTGACAGATGCGCTTTTTGAAGATCCAACAATTGTTGAAAGTattccaaaagaaaaaccaaaatcaatAAATACCATCAAGAAACCATTATCTGGACCTAGATATCGCCGTGAGAGAAGGAAATCTCATGAAGAAAGCGAGATTATTTCAGACAGACATGTGCCAGATGAATTGAGGAATAAAACTCTAACCAGAGCTTTAGAGTTACTTTATgaaaaagatgaagatgaacaTGACGACACCTATGATGAGTCTGAAGTAAATCATGCTAATTTGGCCGAAAAGATTTCACTCGAAGATGAGGTAGATAAAACGAAATCTACTAACGAAACAAATACCAATAAGATACAAAGTCAATTTGAGGCTAATGAGAAGTACTTATGGGAGCTACTAAAGAAAGACAAGGAAATATTTAGCAGGTCAAGAAGGGGAACaaaggaaagaaagaacattAAGAAAGAGACAAACTGGTCAGATGAACAAATTGAAGGTTGGGCAAGAATGCTAGAAAGATCGCCTCAAAGAGCTAGAATCCTTGAAGAGAAGTATATGTTCAGAGGGAATGTTAAAAGAGGGAAAACTTCCTATGTTAAGAACCGCGACGAAAATTCTGATAATGAGGCACACACCCGCCCACCTAAGTCTAATAATAACAGAGATAGAAAGAACCCCCAATcaacaaaagaagataatCAACAAACACAACAAAAAAGTAAGAAACAATTTGCAAGAAATGAGAAAAACAAGGCTAGCAGAGCGAACCACAATAGAAAAGCCGGAAATATGAAGAAGCAAGCTAAAGCTGGGTTATGA
- a CDS encoding uncharacterized protein (CAGL0F07447g~Ortholog(s) have cytosol localization): protein MGLCASKESPSQPTSSSSDARPVQRTGHQKKSDTAAKVSGTTQRNKSKKKLGGDEVLGEETQKISAKEAARLAAEKRYQDAHQKNTKGELGKKLEQERAKSHKSKMMEEAEMRQAERERLEWD from the coding sequence ATGGGTCTATGTGCTAGTAAAGAGAGTCCCAGTCAGCCTACAAGCAGTTCAAGTGACGCTAGACCGGTGCAGCGGACTGGCCATCAGAAGAAGAGTGATACAGCTGCGAAAGTGAGTGGGACGACGCAAAGAAACAAGAGTAAGAAGAAACTGGGAGGAGACGAAGTACTTGGAGAAGAGACGCAAAAGATATCAGCCAAGGAGGCTGCGAGACTAGCAGCTGAAAAGAGGTATCAGGATGCTCATCAGAAAAATACCAAAGGTGAGCTAGGCAAGAAACTCGAGCAAGAAAGGGCAAAGTCACATAAATCCAAAATGATGGAGGAAGCTGAAATGAGACAAGCTGAACGTGAACGTCTAGAATGGGATTAG
- the RMD9 gene encoding Rmd9p (CAGL0F07469g~Ortholog(s) have mRNA binding activity, role in aerobic respiration, regulation of mRNA stability, translational initiation and extrinsic component of mitochondrial inner membrane localization), translating to MFRYLSRTSTIYKGVIATSKTASTANVVAAQESRRNYANKRNNNRNGPADALDEKLNSILSGKTSSKRKPYGGRKSPVDETSPWYAQLCALDDCLTTTLKQSATPMRKLLSDRVNHPDMRSNPTFWHSVSRAMTLYNELKQCPEMTDQRVTSLVHLLHNGLRTDRQLVSSLNKKPDYDSQSFHKEMVNFIYTSLNEISDDILNNNVPINANGLMHLFTSYQEMGFTDLVVQIWKKIETIAEQNPQSNIGKISKHPNVVGIVLPILYEKEIVNFSEAEKLFKECEQYHNRMFPNLYVGMILTSLKANENMKALELFETLCTNSKGVHYGYISETHIAFISQCKDISVAESFLDKAVNNEMPYRVEIQVSAVNSLMYNIWSENQDFNKIKEIWQKMVTFYGENNLRLAIFSSLNNEFFSYFFEKYKENKTEGLEQLQKLITQYNNLKGIDEPFLNIILAKCTVWKEPEVIKYIEKNFELFNVPKSLITSRILLKSLGSIDNITKEQIVERWQEIVLKADSLGSKYIANADWAALRDATVKWAQENKDNQESLDRIEWYLQIVNVYQKYCRDGSQRYRILKGCSKSFPILAENLQRLDLVDTSSIPVCEVKSLKEALQN from the coding sequence ATGTTCAGGTATTTATCGAGGACGTCTACCATCTACAAGGGTGTGATAGCCACGTCTAAGACGGCTTCCACGGCAAACGTTGTAGCAGCACAGGAGAGCAGAAGGAACTATGCCAACAAAcgcaacaacaacagaaaTGGTCCAGCAGATGCCCTTGATGAGAAACTTAACAGTATACTCAGCGGGAAGACATCTTCTAAGAGGAAGCCTTATGGTGGAAGGAAATCTCCCGTCGATGAGACATCACCATGGTATGCTCAGTTATGTGCGTTAGATGACTGTCTGACCACTACGTTAAAGCAATCAGCTACTCCCATGAGAAAGCTTCTGAGCGATAGAGTAAACCACCCTGATATGAGATCAAATCCAACATTTTGGCATTCGGTGTCTCGGGCTATGACTCTATACAACGAACTGAAACAATGTCCCGAGATGACAGATCAAAGGGTGACATCTTTGGTACACCTACTACACAATGGGTTAAGAACAGACAGACAACTTGTATCTAGCCTGAATAAGAAACCAGATTACGACTCACAATCTTTCCACAAAGAAATGGTGAACTTTATATACACTTCATTAAATGAAATCTCGGACGATATCCTCAACAACAACGTACCAATAAATGCAAACGGCCTAATGCACTTGTTCACTTCATACCAGGAGATGGGCTTTACAGATCTAGTAGTTCAAATCTGGAAGAAAATCGAAACCATCGCAGAGCAGAACCCTCAATCCAATATTGGTAAAATCTCAAAACATCCTAATGTCGTTGGTATCGTCCTTCCAATACTTTATGAAAAGGAAATCGTCAACTTCAGTGAAGCTGAAAAGTTATTCAAGGAATGTGAACAATACCATAACCGTATGTTCCCAAATCTCTATGTGGGTATGATTCTGACAAGTTTGAAGGCGAACGAGAACATGAAGGCATTAGAATTGTTCGAAACTCTCTGTACCAATTCCAAGGGTGTACATTATGGATACATATCAGAAACTCATATCGCATTCATTAGTCAATGTAAGGATATCTCAGTCGCAGAGAGCTTTCTCGACAAGGCTGTGAACAACGAAATGCCATACAGAGTGGAGATCCAAGTCTCCGCTGTGAACTCGCTAATGTATAATATTTGGTCAGAGAATCAAGActtcaataaaattaaagagATATGGCAAAAGATGGTGACATTTTATGGAGAGAATAATCTGAGATTAGCTATCTTCTCCTCTCTGAATAATGAATTCTTCTCCTACTTCTTTGAGAAGtacaaagaaaacaagacTGAAGGACTAGAACAACTGCAAAAACTTATAACTCAATACAACAATTTGAAAGGTATCGACGAGCCATTTCTGAATATCATTTTGGCAAAATGTACAGTCTGGAAAGAGCCAGAAGTAATTAAGTACATCGAAAAGAACTTTGAGTTATTCAACGTTCCAAAATCTCTAATTACTTCAAGaattttattgaaatcaCTAGGGTCAATTGACAACATTACAAAAGAACAGATTGTAGAGAGATGGCAAGAGATTGTCCTGAAGGCAGACTCGCTTGGCAGCAAGTATATTGCAAATGCTGACTGGGCTGCTTTGAGAGATGCAACTGTAAAATGGGCACAAGAGAATAAAGATAACCAAGAGTCTCTCGACAGAATAGAATGGTACCTACAAATAGTAAATGTTTACCAAAAATACTGTCGTGATGGTTCGCAAAGATACAGAATCTTGAAAGGTTGCTCCAAGTCCTTCCCAATTCTAGCAGAAAACCTACAAAGACTAGACCTGGTGGACACCTCTTCCATACCCGTTTGCGAGGTCAAGAGCTTGAAAGAAGCATTACAAAACTGA
- the MLC1 gene encoding Mlc1p (CAGL0F07491g~Ortholog(s) have myosin II heavy chain binding, myosin V binding activity and role in mitotic actomyosin contractile ring assembly actin filament organization, protein localization to medial cortex, vesicle targeting) gives MSQNKDIFTLFDKKGQGSIPKDVVGDYLRAIGYNPTNKQVTEILSGSGEALTLPEVEELVKKNEAMLDATTKGKLEDFVKAFQVFDKDNTGKVSVGDLRYMLTGLGEKLTDEEVDELLKGIEVDSEGQIDYKKFIEDVLRQ, from the coding sequence ATGTCCCAAAACAAAGATATATTCACCTTGTTTGACAAGAAAGGCCAGGGCTCTATCCCAAAGGATGTTGTTGGCGATTACTTGAGGGCCATTGGTTACAACCCAACAAATAAGCAAGTTACTGAGATATTAAGTGGTAGCGGTGAGGCTCTGACGCTTCCGGAAGTTGAGGAATTGGTCAAGAAGAATGAGGCGATGCTTGATGCCACTACAAAGGGTAAGCTAGAAGATTTCGTGAAGGCATTCCAGGTCTTTGACAAGGACAACACTGGTAAAGTGTCAGTTGGTGACCTAAGGTACATGTTGACTGGTCTTGGTGAGAAGTTGACTGACGAAGAAGTAGACGAGTTGCTAAAGGGTATAGAAGTTGACTCCGAGGGCCAGATAGATTATAAGAAGTTTATTGAGGATGTCCTGAGACAATGA